A window of Theropithecus gelada isolate Dixy chromosome 14, Tgel_1.0, whole genome shotgun sequence contains these coding sequences:
- the REXO2 gene encoding oligoribonuclease, mitochondrial isoform X1 encodes MLGGSLGSRLLRGVGGSRGRFGTRGVREGGAAMAAGESMAQRMVWVDLEMTGLDIEKDQIIEMACLITDSDLNILAEGPNLIIKQPDELLDSMSDWCKEHHGKSGLTKAVKESTITLQQAEYEFLSFVRQQTPPGLCPLAGNSVHEDKKFLDKYMPQFMKHLHYRIIDVSTVKELCRRWYPEEYEFAPKKAASHRALDDISESIKELQFYRNNIFKKKIDEKKRKIIENGENEKTVS; translated from the exons ATGCTAGGCGGctccctgggctccaggctgTTGCGGGGTGTAGGTGGGAGTCGCGGACGGTTTGGGACGCGAGGTGTACGCGAAGGTGGCGCAGCCATGGCGGCAGGGGAGAGCATGGCTCAGCGGATGGTCTGGGTGGACCTGGAG atgacaggattggACATTGAGAAGGACCAGATTATTGAGATGGCCTGTCTGATAACGGACTCTGATCTCAACATTTTGGCTGAA GGTCCTAACCTGATTATAAAACAACCAGATGAGTTGCTGGACAGCATGTCAGATTGGTGTAAGGAGCATCATGGGAAG TCTGGCCTTACCAAGGCAGTGAAGGAGAGTACAATTACATTGCAGCAGGCAGAGTATGAATTTCTGTCCTTTGTACGACAGCAGACTCCTCCAGGGCTCTGTCCACTTGCAG GAAATTCAGTTCATGAAGATAAGAAGTTTCTTGACAAATACATGCCCCAGTTCATGAAACATCTTCATTATAGAATAATTGATGTGAGCACTGTTAAAGAACTGTGCAG ACGCTGGTATCCAGAAGAATATGAATTTGCACCAAAGAAGGCTGCTTCTCATAG GGCACTTGACGACATTAGCGAAAGCATCAAAGAACTTCAGTTTTACCGAAATAacatcttcaagaaaaaaatagatgaaaagaagaggaaaattatagaaaatggggaaaatgagaaGACCGTGAGTTGA
- the REXO2 gene encoding oligoribonuclease, mitochondrial isoform X2, which produces MLGGSLGSRLLRGVGGSRGRFGTRGVREGGAAMAAGESMAQRMVWVDLEMTGLDIEKDQIIEMACLITDSDLNILAEGPNLIIKQPDELLDSMSDWCKEHHGKQAEYEFLSFVRQQTPPGLCPLAGNSVHEDKKFLDKYMPQFMKHLHYRIIDVSTVKELCRRWYPEEYEFAPKKAASHRALDDISESIKELQFYRNNIFKKKIDEKKRKIIENGENEKTVS; this is translated from the exons ATGCTAGGCGGctccctgggctccaggctgTTGCGGGGTGTAGGTGGGAGTCGCGGACGGTTTGGGACGCGAGGTGTACGCGAAGGTGGCGCAGCCATGGCGGCAGGGGAGAGCATGGCTCAGCGGATGGTCTGGGTGGACCTGGAG atgacaggattggACATTGAGAAGGACCAGATTATTGAGATGGCCTGTCTGATAACGGACTCTGATCTCAACATTTTGGCTGAA GGTCCTAACCTGATTATAAAACAACCAGATGAGTTGCTGGACAGCATGTCAGATTGGTGTAAGGAGCATCATGGGAAG CAGGCAGAGTATGAATTTCTGTCCTTTGTACGACAGCAGACTCCTCCAGGGCTCTGTCCACTTGCAG GAAATTCAGTTCATGAAGATAAGAAGTTTCTTGACAAATACATGCCCCAGTTCATGAAACATCTTCATTATAGAATAATTGATGTGAGCACTGTTAAAGAACTGTGCAG ACGCTGGTATCCAGAAGAATATGAATTTGCACCAAAGAAGGCTGCTTCTCATAG GGCACTTGACGACATTAGCGAAAGCATCAAAGAACTTCAGTTTTACCGAAATAacatcttcaagaaaaaaatagatgaaaagaagaggaaaattatagaaaatggggaaaatgagaaGACCGTGAGTTGA
- the REXO2 gene encoding oligoribonuclease, mitochondrial isoform X3: protein MLGGSLGSRLLRGVGGSRGRFGTRGVREGGAAMAAGESMAQRMVWVDLEGPNLIIKQPDELLDSMSDWCKEHHGKSGLTKAVKESTITLQQAEYEFLSFVRQQTPPGLCPLAGNSVHEDKKFLDKYMPQFMKHLHYRIIDVSTVKELCRRWYPEEYEFAPKKAASHRALDDISESIKELQFYRNNIFKKKIDEKKRKIIENGENEKTVS, encoded by the exons ATGCTAGGCGGctccctgggctccaggctgTTGCGGGGTGTAGGTGGGAGTCGCGGACGGTTTGGGACGCGAGGTGTACGCGAAGGTGGCGCAGCCATGGCGGCAGGGGAGAGCATGGCTCAGCGGATGGTCTGGGTGGACCTGGAG GGTCCTAACCTGATTATAAAACAACCAGATGAGTTGCTGGACAGCATGTCAGATTGGTGTAAGGAGCATCATGGGAAG TCTGGCCTTACCAAGGCAGTGAAGGAGAGTACAATTACATTGCAGCAGGCAGAGTATGAATTTCTGTCCTTTGTACGACAGCAGACTCCTCCAGGGCTCTGTCCACTTGCAG GAAATTCAGTTCATGAAGATAAGAAGTTTCTTGACAAATACATGCCCCAGTTCATGAAACATCTTCATTATAGAATAATTGATGTGAGCACTGTTAAAGAACTGTGCAG ACGCTGGTATCCAGAAGAATATGAATTTGCACCAAAGAAGGCTGCTTCTCATAG GGCACTTGACGACATTAGCGAAAGCATCAAAGAACTTCAGTTTTACCGAAATAacatcttcaagaaaaaaatagatgaaaagaagaggaaaattatagaaaatggggaaaatgagaaGACCGTGAGTTGA